One stretch of Leadbetterella byssophila DSM 17132 DNA includes these proteins:
- a CDS encoding glycoside hydrolase family 95 protein produces MKRVIVVFFLFVSSLSFAQEYKMWYQNPAGKVWEKALPVGNGFIGGMVYGNTEEERIDLNETSFWSGGPYATSPTLNRDSLEKLRSLVFSEKYKEAENMANRVLFSHGSHGQMFLPIGSLILKFPGQKEATSYYRELDLSKAVASTRFSVGKQNYEREVFTPLQEKVLVMKLSSTEAMNVEVLYRTPLPEGRVVQVQGNELQIGGRNIAHEGSEGALRFHGIIHVKQSGGNSSRTDSSLIISNAKELVLYVSLATNYQSYQDVSGDEKALARARLTSALKSPYTELKRKHIEKYQSLYNRVELTLGSDRREPTDIRLEKFREGNDPGFAALYFQFGRYLLISSSQPGGQPANLQGIWNASIRPPWDSKYTININTEMNYWPAERTNLSEMHKPLFEMVKDLTKTGAVTAKRLYGAGGWVAHHNTDLWRLTWPVDAAFYGLWPSGGAWLSQHIWEHYQYTGNLHFLKENQEVLFGAARFYVDILQKHPKYPYLVINPSTSPENAPEAHQRSSLSAGVTMDNQLAFDVFQNAIWASKILGVKTQFSDSLKQLLKQLPPMHIGKHGQLQEWLDDVDSPQDKHRHVSHLYGLFPSSQISPYRHPALFSAARTTLEHRGDVSTGWSMGWKVNWWARLKDGDHAYLLIENQLTPLGKNKDGGGTYPNLFDAHPPFQIDGNFGCTAGIAEMLVQSADGAVEVLPALPSRWAEGKVKGLKCLGGFEIEELVWEKGQLKRLVVKSHLGGNLRLRLPRAWTKGVEAKGENPNPFFFVPEIGEPVVSSEAQIHLPQIRSTYLYDLKTEKGRRYVIE; encoded by the coding sequence ATGAAAAGAGTAATTGTAGTATTCTTTCTGTTTGTCTCCAGTCTCTCCTTTGCCCAGGAATATAAGATGTGGTATCAAAATCCAGCAGGGAAAGTGTGGGAAAAGGCCCTGCCTGTAGGAAATGGGTTTATTGGAGGTATGGTATACGGAAATACGGAAGAGGAGAGAATTGATTTGAATGAAACCAGTTTTTGGAGTGGGGGACCTTATGCCACTTCTCCTACTTTAAATAGGGACTCCCTGGAGAAGCTGAGAAGTTTAGTGTTCTCTGAAAAGTACAAAGAGGCAGAAAACATGGCGAATAGGGTGCTGTTTTCACATGGCTCTCACGGTCAAATGTTCTTGCCCATAGGTAGTCTGATTTTAAAGTTCCCAGGACAAAAGGAAGCTACTTCTTACTATAGAGAATTAGACCTTTCTAAAGCTGTGGCTAGCACTCGTTTCTCAGTGGGAAAGCAGAATTACGAAAGAGAAGTATTTACTCCATTGCAGGAGAAAGTTTTGGTAATGAAGCTTAGTTCCACTGAAGCTATGAACGTGGAAGTGCTGTATAGAACTCCGCTTCCGGAGGGCAGGGTAGTACAAGTGCAAGGTAATGAGTTGCAGATAGGAGGTAGGAACATTGCTCATGAAGGAAGTGAGGGGGCTTTGAGATTTCATGGAATCATTCACGTGAAGCAGTCGGGCGGAAATTCAAGTAGGACGGATTCTTCTTTAATCATCTCCAATGCTAAAGAGCTTGTACTCTACGTGAGTTTGGCCACAAATTATCAGAGTTATCAAGATGTGAGTGGGGATGAGAAGGCATTAGCCAGGGCCCGACTAACTTCTGCCTTAAAGTCACCCTATACAGAATTAAAAAGGAAACATATAGAAAAGTACCAAAGTCTGTACAATAGGGTAGAGCTTACGCTGGGGTCAGATAGGAGGGAGCCAACTGACATACGCCTGGAAAAGTTCAGAGAAGGGAATGATCCTGGATTTGCGGCACTTTATTTTCAATTTGGCCGATATTTGTTGATTTCCAGCTCCCAGCCGGGTGGTCAGCCGGCTAATCTTCAAGGCATTTGGAATGCTTCAATACGTCCTCCTTGGGATAGTAAATACACTATTAACATCAACACGGAGATGAACTATTGGCCGGCAGAGCGGACAAACCTATCGGAGATGCACAAGCCCCTTTTTGAGATGGTGAAAGATTTAACGAAAACGGGAGCAGTTACGGCTAAGCGTCTGTATGGTGCTGGAGGATGGGTAGCGCATCATAATACGGATTTGTGGAGATTGACCTGGCCGGTAGATGCGGCCTTTTATGGATTATGGCCCAGCGGTGGTGCATGGTTAAGTCAGCATATATGGGAACATTATCAGTATACCGGAAATTTGCATTTTCTGAAGGAAAATCAGGAAGTGTTATTCGGCGCTGCACGTTTCTATGTGGACATACTGCAAAAGCACCCAAAGTATCCATATCTGGTGATTAACCCAAGCACTTCACCGGAAAATGCGCCTGAAGCCCACCAAAGATCCTCTTTAAGCGCTGGGGTGACTATGGATAATCAATTGGCTTTCGACGTCTTCCAAAATGCCATTTGGGCAAGTAAAATTCTGGGAGTGAAGACTCAATTTTCTGATTCTCTGAAGCAATTATTAAAGCAATTACCTCCTATGCATATAGGAAAGCATGGTCAATTGCAAGAGTGGTTAGATGATGTGGATAGTCCTCAGGATAAACATAGGCATGTGTCTCACTTGTATGGACTATTCCCCTCGTCTCAGATTTCTCCCTACCGTCATCCGGCTTTGTTTTCAGCGGCAAGGACTACATTGGAACACAGAGGGGATGTATCTACGGGGTGGAGTATGGGTTGGAAGGTCAATTGGTGGGCCAGGTTAAAGGACGGTGATCATGCGTATTTGTTGATAGAGAATCAATTGACTCCCTTAGGTAAGAACAAGGACGGCGGGGGGACTTATCCTAATTTATTTGATGCTCATCCTCCTTTTCAGATTGATGGAAACTTCGGTTGTACTGCGGGTATAGCAGAGATGTTAGTACAAAGTGCAGACGGGGCTGTGGAGGTATTGCCGGCCTTGCCTTCTCGTTGGGCAGAGGGTAAGGTTAAGGGTTTAAAATGTTTGGGAGGTTTTGAGATTGAGGAGTTAGTTTGGGAGAAGGGTCAATTGAAGCGTTTAGTAGTAAAGAGTCATTTAGGAGGTAATTTAAGATTGAGGTTGCCACGTGCCTGGACGAAGGGAGTAGAGGCGAAAGGAGAAAATCCTAATCCCTTCTTTTTTGTGCCTGAGATTGGTGAACCTGTAGTTTCTTCTGAGGCTCAAATCCATCTGCCTCAGATACGAAGTACCTATCTGTATGACCTTAAGACGGAAAAGGGCCGGAGATATGTAATAGAATAA
- a CDS encoding alpha/beta hydrolase-fold protein, which produces MKKLLVLLLLGFTLQAQSKLDSITYVSKTVGTNRKALVYTPPGYNKKQTYPVLYLLHGIGGDEKEWLRGAKPQEVLDQLILEKKAEPMIVVMPNGRAMKDDRAIGNVFDKEKVEAFSTFEGDLLNDLIPHIEKQYSVKKGKEYRAIAGLSMGGGQSLNFGLGHPEYFSWVGAFSAAPNTKMPEELFKGEPDFKLIWISCGDADGLLNISQRTHDYLFEKGIPHVYYVEPGGHDFKVWKNGLIQFGQRIFKEVDQKSLVGLTELGIPASTNVAGQKFPQILPDQRVRFQIKAPDAKKVQIDLGKMYDLVKDADGNWSGNTEPLSGGLHYYSLVIDGVKVVDPHSKAFYGMGRYASGIEIPKRDQAFYKERNVPNGDIRIKKYLTGGVYKEMYVYTPPGYDASPDKFPVMYLLHGGGENHTSWFHQGKTNIIMDNLLADGKAVPMVIVMMDGNVRGGYFSEGYLERFESELVKDVIPFVEKNFKVSEQRALAGLSMGGIQTLFAGIRNPQLFSSLGVFSSGWFANNPSLSDPHYAIVKEKAAELNDRFKVFYISMGGEEDIAHENCRIMLERYKELGLKYSYSEYPGGHTWPVWRHDLYQFAQQIFK; this is translated from the coding sequence ATGAAAAAATTACTTGTATTACTTCTTTTGGGCTTTACACTTCAGGCCCAAAGTAAATTAGATTCTATTACCTATGTCTCTAAGACGGTGGGGACGAATCGAAAGGCTTTGGTATATACCCCTCCGGGATACAACAAGAAGCAGACCTATCCTGTATTGTACTTATTGCATGGAATTGGAGGGGATGAGAAGGAATGGCTTAGAGGAGCTAAGCCTCAAGAAGTTTTGGATCAGTTGATCTTAGAAAAGAAAGCGGAGCCCATGATAGTAGTCATGCCAAATGGACGAGCCATGAAGGATGACAGGGCCATAGGGAATGTGTTTGACAAAGAGAAGGTGGAGGCCTTTTCTACCTTTGAGGGAGATCTTTTGAATGATCTTATTCCTCATATAGAGAAACAGTATTCCGTCAAAAAAGGAAAGGAATACAGAGCTATAGCTGGTCTATCCATGGGAGGTGGGCAATCTTTGAACTTTGGCTTAGGTCATCCGGAGTATTTTTCTTGGGTAGGTGCATTTTCAGCCGCCCCGAACACGAAGATGCCGGAGGAATTGTTTAAGGGAGAGCCTGATTTCAAGTTGATTTGGATCTCTTGTGGAGATGCTGACGGACTATTGAACATTAGCCAAAGAACCCACGATTATCTCTTTGAAAAGGGTATCCCTCATGTGTATTATGTAGAACCGGGAGGACATGACTTTAAGGTGTGGAAGAACGGCTTGATACAGTTCGGTCAAAGGATTTTTAAAGAAGTAGACCAAAAATCCTTAGTAGGTTTGACGGAGTTGGGGATACCTGCCAGCACCAATGTGGCAGGCCAGAAATTCCCTCAAATATTGCCGGATCAGCGCGTACGTTTCCAGATTAAGGCACCGGATGCAAAGAAAGTGCAGATTGACCTGGGAAAGATGTATGATTTGGTGAAGGATGCAGATGGAAATTGGAGCGGTAACACAGAGCCTTTATCCGGAGGACTGCATTATTATTCTTTGGTTATAGACGGGGTAAAGGTGGTGGATCCGCATAGCAAAGCCTTCTATGGTATGGGTAGGTATGCCAGTGGCATAGAGATTCCTAAGAGAGATCAGGCCTTCTACAAGGAAAGAAATGTGCCTAATGGAGACATCAGAATTAAAAAATATCTGACAGGAGGAGTGTACAAGGAGATGTATGTCTATACACCACCGGGTTATGATGCATCTCCCGACAAATTCCCGGTGATGTACCTACTACATGGAGGAGGGGAGAATCATACTTCCTGGTTCCACCAAGGAAAGACGAACATCATCATGGATAATCTATTAGCTGACGGTAAGGCAGTACCTATGGTGATCGTCATGATGGATGGAAACGTAAGAGGGGGTTATTTTTCGGAGGGTTATTTGGAGCGATTTGAGTCCGAGCTAGTAAAAGACGTCATTCCTTTTGTGGAAAAGAACTTTAAGGTAAGTGAGCAAAGGGCGCTGGCCGGCTTGTCCATGGGGGGGATTCAAACCCTCTTTGCGGGGATAAGAAATCCTCAACTGTTTTCCTCCTTGGGAGTATTTAGTTCAGGATGGTTTGCGAATAACCCTAGCTTGTCAGATCCCCATTACGCCATAGTAAAAGAGAAGGCGGCAGAATTGAACGATAGATTTAAGGTCTTCTATATAAGTATGGGAGGGGAAGAAGATATAGCTCACGAAAACTGCAGAATCATGCTGGAGAGGTACAAGGAACTTGGGCTAAAATACTCGTATTCTGAATACCCCGGTGGCCATACTTGGCCGGTTTGGAGACATGATCTTTATCAATTTGCCCAACAAATATTTAAATAA
- a CDS encoding glycoside hydrolase family 43 protein, translating into MRRLILLLLLPFWSSAQLPIIYADVPDPSMIRVGDTYYMSSTTMHMNPGVPVMKSKDLVNWEIIHYAYEELEPDLDLGTGKSMYGKGSWASSLRYHEGTYYLSTFALNTGKTYIFTTKDIEKGPWERKSFQPAFHDHTLFFEDGKPYLIYGAGKLMLVPLKEDLTGVAGKERVLIENANLPAGPNIGLNAEGSQLFKHDGKYYLFNIVWPKGGMRTVLIHRAESLQGPWEGRVAFQDMGIAQGGMIDTPDGKWWAYLFRDKGSVGRVPYWVPIQWKDGWPVIGDDGKFPKDLPLPAGKGLIPGIVNSDEFTSNTLSLVWQWNHNADSTRWSLTDRKGFMRLKTGQVGAPLLQTRNMLTQRTIGPKCTGEVKIDVRGLKEGDVAGLIALQSDYAWVGVKVENGQRFLVVEKEEEGKKSELLKRPWKGNTVFVRIHCDFTDFKDEATFSFSSDGKRWEKASGSLAMKYKLTHFMGYRFGLFVQATKSEGGYADFDYYKINEL; encoded by the coding sequence ATGCGCAGACTGATTCTCCTCTTGCTGCTTCCTTTCTGGAGTAGCGCCCAATTACCCATTATTTATGCTGATGTTCCGGATCCATCCATGATTAGGGTGGGGGATACTTATTATATGAGTTCCACTACCATGCACATGAATCCGGGTGTGCCGGTCATGAAATCTAAGGATCTGGTGAATTGGGAAATCATCCATTATGCCTATGAGGAATTGGAGCCGGATTTAGATCTGGGGACTGGTAAGAGTATGTATGGTAAGGGTTCCTGGGCAAGTTCATTGCGTTATCACGAAGGGACATATTACCTCAGTACCTTCGCTTTAAATACCGGTAAGACCTATATTTTTACTACAAAGGACATAGAAAAGGGGCCCTGGGAGAGAAAATCCTTTCAGCCTGCCTTCCATGATCATACCTTGTTTTTTGAGGATGGGAAGCCTTATTTGATCTATGGAGCTGGAAAATTAATGTTAGTCCCCCTAAAAGAGGACCTTACTGGCGTGGCAGGGAAAGAAAGAGTGCTGATAGAGAATGCTAACCTACCTGCCGGACCGAACATAGGCCTGAATGCAGAAGGATCTCAACTGTTCAAGCATGATGGTAAATATTATCTGTTCAATATAGTATGGCCAAAGGGCGGGATGCGTACGGTTCTAATTCATAGGGCGGAAAGTCTCCAAGGTCCATGGGAAGGGCGTGTGGCTTTTCAAGACATGGGTATAGCGCAAGGAGGGATGATAGATACGCCTGACGGGAAGTGGTGGGCTTATTTATTCAGGGATAAGGGATCTGTAGGTAGGGTTCCTTATTGGGTTCCCATTCAGTGGAAGGACGGTTGGCCGGTCATAGGAGATGACGGAAAGTTTCCTAAGGACTTACCCCTGCCTGCTGGCAAAGGACTAATTCCGGGGATAGTTAATTCCGACGAATTTACTTCAAATACCTTATCTCTGGTTTGGCAATGGAACCATAATGCAGACTCTACCAGATGGTCGCTTACAGATAGGAAAGGATTCATGAGATTGAAGACGGGACAGGTAGGTGCTCCTCTATTACAGACCAGAAATATGCTGACGCAAAGGACCATAGGTCCAAAATGTACAGGGGAGGTTAAAATCGACGTAAGAGGTTTGAAAGAAGGAGATGTGGCCGGTCTTATAGCCCTACAAAGCGACTATGCATGGGTAGGGGTGAAAGTAGAGAACGGTCAAAGATTCTTGGTGGTAGAAAAGGAGGAGGAGGGAAAGAAGTCCGAACTTTTGAAGCGCCCATGGAAAGGGAATACGGTCTTTGTGAGGATTCACTGTGATTTTACTGATTTCAAAGATGAAGCTACATTCTCTTTCAGTTCAGATGGGAAGAGATGGGAAAAGGCGAGCGGAAGTTTGGCCATGAAGTATAAGTTGACTCATTTCATGGGGTATAGGTTCGGCTTGTTCGTACAGGCCACCAAGTCAGAAGGTGGATACGCAGATTTTGATTATTATAAGATAAATGAGCTATGA
- a CDS encoding glycoside hydrolase family 43 protein, with protein MTKQYLFTFIFVLLTRLSFSQGTLEVQNPILSGFYPDPSIEKVGDDYYLIHSTFSYFPGLPIFHSKDLKNWSLAGHAIHRPEQMNFVGQRATRGLFAPAISYHKGVFYVVCTQVDRLGNFVVTATNPAGPWSNPVALPQVSGIDPSIFFDEDDKAYIIYNSEAPDNAPLYDGHRTIKIVEFDYKNLKVTSEPRILVNGGVDLSKKPVWIEGPHIFKRNGYYYLSAAEGGTSVNHSQVIFRTRALSEPFVPWEKNPILTQRDLDPNRPNPVTSTGHADLFIGPDGNWYSVFLGVRPYEGNHYNTGRETFLLPVTWTEDGWPIILEKGKEVPSKMVFPWKENPVPGVHKSDISTNFQKGIDPSFIYLRTLVAENYQVSSKGLTLKPSADSLRGVGKPTFVGRRQMHMEADWQVSFQAQPKKENEKAGLALFQSEKHMYTLSKTIKDGKNVLEIKSDKPIAYLPITGKGALDVKVSIRKKIIEVSYKEGNQAWKKWNQTLDPKFLSTQTAGGFLGVLLGLYTEGTEALFTNYQYQGK; from the coding sequence ATGACAAAGCAATATCTATTCACCTTCATCTTTGTCCTCCTAACCAGATTATCCTTCAGTCAAGGAACCTTGGAGGTACAAAACCCTATTCTGTCCGGCTTCTATCCGGATCCTAGCATTGAAAAAGTAGGAGATGACTATTATCTCATACATTCCACTTTCTCCTACTTCCCGGGTCTGCCTATTTTCCATAGTAAGGACCTTAAGAATTGGAGTTTGGCAGGACATGCCATACATAGACCGGAACAAATGAATTTTGTAGGACAAAGGGCCACAAGAGGTTTATTTGCTCCCGCCATCTCTTATCACAAAGGAGTTTTCTACGTGGTTTGTACGCAGGTGGACCGTCTGGGCAACTTTGTAGTTACAGCTACTAATCCCGCTGGACCCTGGTCGAATCCTGTGGCACTCCCTCAAGTTTCAGGCATAGACCCTTCCATCTTCTTTGATGAAGATGATAAGGCCTATATCATCTACAACAGTGAGGCACCTGATAATGCCCCACTATATGATGGACATAGAACCATCAAGATCGTAGAATTTGATTACAAGAACCTAAAGGTCACTTCTGAGCCAAGAATCTTAGTCAATGGTGGAGTTGATCTGTCTAAAAAGCCCGTCTGGATCGAAGGACCGCACATCTTCAAGAGAAATGGATACTATTACCTAAGCGCAGCGGAAGGAGGCACCTCCGTGAATCACTCTCAAGTGATTTTCCGTACCCGCGCCCTATCAGAACCATTCGTACCTTGGGAGAAGAACCCTATTTTGACCCAAAGAGACCTGGATCCTAATCGCCCAAATCCGGTAACTTCAACCGGACATGCCGACTTGTTCATAGGTCCGGATGGCAACTGGTACTCTGTATTCTTAGGAGTAAGGCCCTACGAAGGAAATCATTATAACACCGGCAGAGAAACCTTCTTATTACCTGTAACCTGGACTGAGGACGGGTGGCCCATCATACTAGAAAAAGGGAAAGAGGTTCCAAGTAAAATGGTTTTCCCTTGGAAAGAAAACCCGGTACCTGGTGTACATAAGTCGGATATCTCAACCAACTTCCAAAAGGGAATCGACCCCTCATTTATCTACTTAAGAACTCTGGTAGCGGAAAATTATCAGGTCAGCTCCAAAGGTCTGACCCTAAAACCTTCTGCTGATAGCCTGAGAGGAGTAGGCAAACCCACCTTTGTGGGTAGAAGACAGATGCATATGGAAGCCGACTGGCAAGTGAGCTTCCAGGCGCAGCCAAAGAAAGAAAATGAAAAAGCCGGACTTGCCTTGTTCCAAAGCGAAAAGCACATGTATACCCTGTCTAAAACTATCAAAGACGGGAAAAATGTATTGGAAATCAAGAGCGACAAACCCATAGCCTACCTACCCATCACCGGTAAAGGAGCTTTAGACGTGAAAGTGAGCATTCGTAAGAAAATCATAGAAGTATCTTACAAAGAAGGAAACCAAGCTTGGAAAAAGTGGAATCAAACCTTAGACCCCAAATTCCTCAGTACCCAAACGGCCGGTGGATTCCTAGGTGTGCTGTTAGGCTTATATACAGAAGGTACTGAAGCTTTATTCACTAATTACCAATACCAAGGGAAATGA
- the uxuA gene encoding mannonate dehydratase produces MITKHAMRWFGPEDPVSLKEIHQAGATTIVTALHHIPIGEVWSLEEIGKRQKLIPSPLKWEVVESLPVHEDIKKGRPERSKWIENYKNSLRNLASSGIYTVCYNFMPVLDWSRTQLQYELEDGSIALRFDLVEFAAFDLYILKRENAEYPEDLASAAEELYKNSSPETLKRIENSILLGLPGSNDAFELKSLKEMIQEYREIPAQQLKENLYYFIREVGPVAEECGIRLCIHPDDPPFPLLGLPRVVSTEEDLAGLMEAYASVANGITFCTGSLGVREDNDLVKIFQRWADRVHFLHLRSTLRSYTPHLSFYEARHLEGDVNMYQILKAVYEEQKRRAAAGRMDIQIPMRPDHGHALLNDVERPTYPGYTAIGRLKALAELRGIEYTLTQVS; encoded by the coding sequence ATGATCACAAAACATGCCATGCGGTGGTTTGGTCCTGAGGACCCGGTAAGCTTGAAGGAAATCCATCAGGCCGGAGCTACGACTATAGTCACTGCATTGCATCATATCCCTATAGGAGAAGTTTGGTCTTTGGAAGAAATAGGAAAAAGACAAAAGCTCATACCCTCCCCTTTAAAATGGGAAGTAGTAGAAAGCTTACCGGTACACGAAGACATCAAAAAGGGAAGACCTGAGCGCTCCAAGTGGATAGAAAACTATAAGAACTCTCTCAGAAACTTAGCCTCTTCAGGTATTTACACCGTCTGTTACAATTTCATGCCCGTGCTGGACTGGAGTAGAACCCAGCTCCAGTATGAACTGGAAGATGGAAGTATTGCTCTTCGCTTTGATCTGGTGGAATTTGCGGCCTTTGACCTCTATATTCTAAAAAGAGAAAATGCTGAATATCCTGAAGATCTCGCTAGCGCTGCAGAGGAACTATATAAAAACTCCTCTCCTGAGACCCTAAAAAGAATAGAAAACAGTATACTATTAGGTTTACCGGGTTCAAATGATGCCTTTGAGCTAAAGTCTTTAAAGGAGATGATTCAGGAATACCGTGAAATCCCTGCTCAGCAGTTAAAAGAGAATCTCTATTACTTCATTCGTGAAGTAGGTCCCGTGGCTGAAGAATGTGGCATTCGGCTGTGCATACATCCGGATGATCCTCCTTTCCCTCTACTGGGTTTACCCCGAGTGGTAAGTACAGAGGAAGACTTAGCCGGACTCATGGAGGCATATGCGTCCGTTGCCAATGGGATTACCTTCTGCACCGGATCTCTGGGCGTAAGGGAAGACAATGACCTAGTTAAGATCTTTCAAAGATGGGCAGACCGAGTACATTTCTTACATTTAAGAAGCACCTTAAGGTCATATACTCCCCACCTAAGCTTCTATGAAGCCAGACACCTGGAAGGTGATGTGAACATGTACCAAATCCTCAAGGCCGTTTACGAAGAACAAAAAAGACGGGCAGCAGCAGGAAGAATGGATATTCAGATTCCTATGCGCCCTGATCACGGACATGCTCTTTTGAATGATGTGGAAAGACCCACCTATCCAGGTTATACGGCCATTGGAAGACTAAAAGCATTAGCAGAACTGAGAGGAATAGAATATACCTTAACCCAAGTCTCATGA
- a CDS encoding alpha-glucuronidase, translated as MKRYLFILLFLCLQVRAEDGYKLWMSYSKIEDPKTLNFYKPRLQAIVWEDKDLEVAVEEVKLAIPKLLGITPKKGGKNGLILKVNPHINITNPEGYKVSVSGQSITIEAPRSVGVLYGVFHLLRCIQTGQEPAGEFSPKIQHRMLNHWDNNNGTIERGYAGMSLWKWYELPERLDPRYKDYARANASLGINATVINNVNASARFLSSEYLVKVKALADVFRPYGIKVYLSVNFASPRILGKLPDADPLKPEVQKWWKEKADEIYSLIPDFGGFLVKANSEGEPGPMDYGRTHVDGANMLAKALKPHGGMVFWRAFVYAPDPKGDRFKAAYEEFKPYDGQFDDNVIIQVKNGPIDFMPREPISPLFTAMEKTPLAMEFQVTQEYLGWATHWVYLASMFEECLKTDTRVKNRKTTLSEILQGKTFGYRHTAITGVANTGSDRNWTGHPMGQANWYALGRLAWDPDLGAKEIAQEWISQTLSRDSKTGSDIQSMMLSTREIYVNYTSPFGLHHVMGEGHHFGPEPWVEKAPRPDWTALYYHKADEKGIGFDRTNTGSNALAQYPKEFSAPFSSLETCPEEFLLWFHHVPWDRKLKNGDIFWEAFVKKFYQGVKEVEGLQRDWEKVKGKVPQETFENVSARLKTQHKEAIWWRDACVLYFQTFSKKALPAGLKAPERTLEEVKKIVDVYHIR; from the coding sequence ATGAAAAGATACCTCTTCATTTTACTTTTTTTATGCCTGCAAGTGAGGGCGGAAGATGGATATAAACTCTGGATGAGTTACTCTAAAATAGAGGATCCAAAGACCTTAAATTTCTATAAACCTCGTCTTCAGGCCATCGTTTGGGAAGATAAAGATCTGGAAGTTGCCGTAGAGGAAGTAAAGCTCGCTATTCCTAAATTATTGGGAATTACCCCTAAGAAGGGAGGTAAAAATGGTTTGATATTGAAAGTAAACCCCCATATAAATATAACAAATCCAGAAGGCTATAAAGTTTCCGTTTCAGGCCAAAGTATTACTATTGAAGCTCCACGATCAGTAGGTGTCTTGTATGGCGTTTTTCATCTTCTTAGATGTATTCAAACCGGACAGGAACCTGCAGGAGAATTCAGTCCTAAGATTCAACACCGCATGCTGAACCATTGGGACAATAATAACGGAACCATAGAAAGAGGATATGCCGGAATGTCCCTGTGGAAATGGTACGAATTACCGGAAAGATTAGATCCTAGATATAAAGATTACGCACGCGCCAATGCGTCCTTAGGGATCAATGCCACCGTCATCAATAACGTCAATGCCAGCGCCAGATTCCTAAGCTCAGAATACCTGGTTAAGGTCAAAGCTTTAGCAGATGTCTTCAGACCTTACGGAATCAAAGTGTACTTATCTGTCAATTTTGCTTCACCAAGGATCTTGGGAAAACTACCTGATGCAGATCCTCTGAAACCTGAAGTTCAAAAATGGTGGAAAGAAAAAGCTGATGAAATCTATAGCCTTATCCCGGATTTCGGTGGATTCCTGGTAAAAGCTAACTCCGAAGGAGAACCCGGTCCCATGGACTACGGAAGAACCCATGTTGATGGAGCCAATATGCTAGCCAAAGCCCTAAAGCCCCATGGAGGCATGGTCTTTTGGAGGGCCTTTGTATACGCACCTGATCCTAAAGGCGACCGCTTCAAAGCGGCCTACGAGGAGTTCAAACCTTATGACGGACAATTTGACGATAACGTCATCATCCAAGTCAAGAACGGGCCTATAGACTTCATGCCAAGAGAACCTATATCCCCTCTTTTCACCGCCATGGAAAAGACCCCCCTAGCCATGGAATTTCAGGTAACGCAGGAATATTTAGGTTGGGCCACCCACTGGGTGTACCTCGCCAGCATGTTTGAAGAATGCCTTAAGACGGATACCCGAGTAAAAAACAGAAAGACAACCCTATCAGAAATCCTTCAAGGTAAAACCTTTGGCTACAGACATACCGCCATTACGGGAGTAGCCAATACCGGCTCAGACCGAAACTGGACCGGACATCCTATGGGGCAAGCCAACTGGTACGCACTAGGCAGATTAGCCTGGGATCCCGACTTAGGTGCAAAAGAAATAGCTCAAGAGTGGATCAGTCAAACCCTATCCCGTGATAGTAAAACCGGATCAGATATTCAATCCATGATGCTGAGCACCCGGGAGATATATGTAAACTACACCTCCCCTTTCGGACTTCACCATGTCATGGGGGAAGGCCATCATTTCGGACCGGAACCTTGGGTGGAAAAAGCTCCGCGTCCCGACTGGACCGCATTGTATTATCACAAGGCTGACGAAAAAGGTATTGGCTTTGATAGAACAAATACCGGTTCCAATGCTCTGGCTCAATACCCAAAGGAATTCTCAGCCCCTTTTAGCTCCCTGGAAACCTGCCCGGAGGAATTCTTATTATGGTTCCACCATGTTCCATGGGATAGAAAATTGAAGAACGGAGATATTTTCTGGGAGGCATTTGTAAAGAAATTCTATCAAGGCGTAAAAGAAGTAGAAGGCCTCCAAAGAGATTGGGAAAAAGTGAAAGGTAAAGTGCCTCAAGAGACGTTTGAGAATGTCTCCGCCCGCCTCAAGACACAACATAAAGAAGCCATATGGTGGAGAGATGCCTGCGTTTTGTACTTCCAAACCTTCAGCAAAAAGGCCTTACCTGCTGGCTTAAAAGCTCCGGAAAGAACATTGGAAGAGGTAAAGAAAATAGTAGACGTATATCACATTCGATAA